The sequence TTGACCGGGAGGAGCTTTCGGCCGTACCTCTCGATGAGACCCTGTTGACCTCAGGCGTCTGGAGGCATTTCGGTATTGGCGAAAGGAGTACTGGCAGCCTCTGTCGAATACTTCCAACAATATGCGACAACTTCTGAAAGATTGGCCCAAAAAGCTCCAAGAAGGCCTTTTGGGGGGCTTATCTGGACAGAGAACTTCCTGTTGACACCTGCAAGTGGAGGCTTCTCGCTTGTTGTTCTGGAGTGTGCTCATAACGCGTGTCATGCATGACCATCAATCCCATAGCTTATCATCTATGGGAGTCGCGTCCACATTGTTTCTAGTGCCGCGTTTTGTTGCTGGGTCGGCGACGCGTCTTGGTGACAGAGCCTCGCGCTGGAGTGTCAATTGCACGTGCTGAATCCGCGAGGAAGCCCACCGATGGCCCCGTGCACGTCTCCACAAGACCTGGTTCGGGCTTCCTGCGGGCTCACAACGATTGGACATCGCAATCGTTCCCATGGCGGAGGTGTGCCTGTGACAGAAGCGGCGTGGCTGACTATATGGTATGCTATGTCGGTCTTGGAGGCCGTCGTTCTATTCATGGATGGCACGCGGTGCGTCATGTCAGTGATGGATGCGTAGTGCGAAACAGGAACGGCCAACTGAAGGCCGAGATTGGTAGAGCATCTCCTGTCAAAGGGCGCTGCCATCAAGGATACAGTATTCGTCTGAATGTCCGACGGCTAGATACTAAGTGAGACACGGAGTATGTGCCGGGAGGAAGGTAGTTGCTGTTCTAAGGCGGCGTCGAGGGTCGCTTTGCACCATGCATCATGGAGATAAGAAGTGTGCATGCGGGAGGGACTGGCTGTGGAGGACTTTGTCTATACGACCGTACCGGGGAAGATTGGAGCGTTGTTGTCAAAGATCAGCGAAGTCGGAGTGCCGCAGAGAGCGACGGGGAAATGGCTTCAGAGCATAGGACTTACCTCAAGCAATGACAGGTCACTGCTCCGGGTATTGGAACATCTTGGCTTCACTGACTCTTCCGGTTCTCCCGGTGAGCTTTGGAGGGAGTATCGTGGGTCAGAAGGTAAGCAGGCCCTGGGATCTGCAATTCGTAGAGCTTATACGCAGCTCTATGACACTTACCCAGAAGCTCATACTCGTTCAAGGGAAGAGCTGCGAGCGTTTTTCTCCTCGCACTCGAAAGCTGGAAAAGGCGCTATCAATTACATGGTCTCAACTTTCCTTGAGTTATGCAAGGTCGCAGGAA is a genomic window of Bacillota bacterium containing:
- a CDS encoding DUF5343 domain-containing protein encodes the protein MEDFVYTTVPGKIGALLSKISEVGVPQRATGKWLQSIGLTSSNDRSLLRVLEHLGFTDSSGSPGELWREYRGSEGKQALGSAIRRAYTQLYDTYPEAHTRSREELRAFFSSHSKAGKGAINYMVSTFLELCKVAGMNSERRIEVPIAGANGQGPNDKPACETISGMLPRGFAVNVNIQLTLPETTDEKVYDTFFSAMRRHLLMGDV